In one window of Frigoriglobus tundricola DNA:
- a CDS encoding leucine-rich repeat domain-containing protein produces the protein MFRIVALALAVSGLCSPLRADEAEDNAVAFVRELGGTVTRAEKAPGKPVVTVNLRGADVTGAGLRELAPLKNLATLDLYATEVTDAGLKERAPLKNLTALHLWGMKVTDAGLKELAPLQNPTALYLATPNVTDAGLKELAALPKLTTLDLTFTKVTDVGRKQLQQGLPNCRIKN, from the coding sequence ATGTTCAGGATTGTGGCGCTCGCTCTGGCGGTGTCGGGGCTGTGTTCGCCCCTCCGGGCCGACGAAGCCGAGGACAATGCCGTCGCGTTCGTGAGGGAACTGGGCGGGACAGTGACCCGCGCCGAGAAGGCGCCGGGTAAACCGGTCGTCACCGTCAACCTGCGCGGCGCGGATGTCACGGGCGCGGGACTGAGGGAACTGGCCCCGCTCAAGAACCTCGCCACGCTCGACCTGTACGCCACGGAGGTCACGGACGCAGGACTGAAGGAACGGGCTCCGCTCAAGAACCTCACCGCACTCCACCTGTGGGGCATGAAGGTGACGGACGCGGGACTGAAGGAACTGGCCCCGCTCCAGAACCCCACTGCGCTTTACCTGGCGACCCCGAATGTGACGGACGCGGGGCTGAAGGAACTGGCCGCACTCCCGAAGCTCACCACGCTCGACCTCACCTTCACGAAGGTGACGGACGTGGGGCGGAAGCAACTCCAGCAGGGGTTGCCAAACTGCCGTATCAAGAATTAA
- a CDS encoding c-type cytochrome domain-containing protein codes for MLRIALVATLFVPSFGTAAEPPAPDAKAVEFFETKIRPVLVEQCYKCHSEEAAKEKKLKGGLKLDTKAGLLAGGDTGAALVPGKPDAGTLLKSMKYDGELQMPPKGKLPDAVVKDFEKWIADGAADPRTGDIAKAAGIDIEKGKQFWSLQKPKEPAIPGEPPAGSPAPPPASRNREDRDRRVRRREVGRKGTETGRAGRQAGAHPPGVLRSDGSAADSGSRRSVPRR; via the coding sequence ATGCTTCGAATCGCACTTGTTGCCACACTGTTCGTACCGTCGTTCGGCACGGCCGCGGAGCCGCCCGCGCCGGACGCAAAAGCGGTGGAGTTCTTCGAGACGAAGATCCGGCCGGTCCTCGTCGAGCAGTGCTACAAGTGCCACTCGGAAGAGGCCGCGAAAGAGAAGAAGCTCAAAGGCGGTCTCAAGCTCGACACGAAGGCCGGGCTGCTCGCGGGCGGCGACACCGGGGCCGCGCTCGTGCCGGGCAAACCCGACGCCGGCACGCTGCTCAAGTCGATGAAGTACGACGGCGAACTGCAAATGCCGCCGAAGGGCAAGTTGCCGGACGCGGTCGTCAAGGACTTCGAGAAGTGGATCGCCGACGGCGCCGCCGACCCGCGCACCGGCGACATCGCGAAAGCCGCCGGCATCGACATCGAGAAGGGCAAACAGTTCTGGTCGCTGCAAAAGCCCAAGGAGCCGGCGATTCCGGGGGAACCTCCCGCAGGTTCCCCCGCACCCCCTCCCGCTTCCCGGAACCGCGAAGACCGCGATCGACGCGTTCGTCGCCGCGAAGTGGGCCGAAAAGGGACTGAAACCGGTCGCGCCGGCCGACAAGCGGGCGCTCATCCGCCGGGCGTACTACGATCTGACGGGTCTGCCGCCGACAGCGGAAGCCGTCGATCGGTTCCTCGCCGATGA
- a CDS encoding DUF1501 domain-containing protein, which produces MRRDLGLSRRDLLARTGTGLGTLGLAGLLADEIKAAPAAGTNPLAPKVAHFPARAKHVIHLFMNGGPSQVDTFDPKPELTKQHGKKPAAAGLKTERQTGPLYKSPFAFQKCGQSGIEVSEIYPEVGKCIDDICVIRSMHTNIPNHEPGLLLMTSGNTQPIRPSMGSWLTYGLGTENQNLPGFVVMCPGEPVVGPALWNNSFLPGVFQGCHIRNLDPKRVIDHIRNTDVSAGTQREQLDLLNRLNGLHKEKRGSDDQLEARIQSLEIAYRMQTEAQEAFDVTREPLKTREAYGKGYFADACLASRRLVERGVRMVQVFYGAGQPWDDHGEIEKGHRAKAKDSDKPIAALLRDLKQTGLLDETLVLWGGEFGRTPTSEGGSGRDHNNHGFSVWLAGGGVKGGMTYGATDEFGFAAVDKKVHIHDLHATILHLMGIDHEKLTYRYSGRDFRLTDVAGTVVKDILK; this is translated from the coding sequence ATGCGCCGTGACCTGGGCCTTTCCCGCCGCGACCTGCTCGCCCGCACCGGTACCGGTCTGGGCACGCTCGGTCTGGCGGGCCTCCTTGCCGACGAGATCAAGGCCGCCCCGGCCGCGGGCACGAACCCGCTCGCGCCGAAGGTCGCGCACTTCCCCGCGCGGGCGAAGCACGTCATCCACCTGTTCATGAACGGCGGCCCGTCGCAGGTGGACACGTTCGACCCGAAGCCCGAACTGACCAAGCAGCACGGCAAGAAGCCCGCCGCGGCCGGGTTGAAGACCGAGCGGCAGACCGGCCCGCTGTACAAGTCGCCGTTCGCGTTCCAGAAGTGCGGGCAGTCGGGCATCGAGGTCAGCGAGATCTACCCCGAAGTCGGGAAGTGCATCGACGACATCTGCGTCATCCGCTCGATGCACACGAACATCCCGAACCACGAGCCCGGCCTCCTGCTCATGACGAGCGGGAACACGCAGCCCATCCGGCCGAGCATGGGGAGCTGGCTCACCTACGGCCTCGGCACCGAGAACCAGAACCTGCCCGGCTTCGTGGTGATGTGCCCCGGCGAGCCGGTGGTCGGCCCGGCCCTGTGGAACAACAGCTTCCTGCCGGGCGTGTTCCAGGGCTGCCACATCCGCAACCTGGACCCGAAGCGGGTGATCGACCACATCCGCAACACCGACGTGTCGGCCGGCACGCAGCGCGAGCAGCTCGACCTCCTGAACCGGCTCAACGGGCTGCACAAGGAGAAGCGCGGCAGCGACGACCAGCTCGAGGCCCGCATCCAGTCGCTCGAGATCGCCTACCGGATGCAGACGGAGGCCCAGGAGGCGTTCGACGTGACCCGCGAGCCCCTCAAGACCCGCGAGGCCTACGGCAAGGGCTACTTCGCGGACGCGTGCCTCGCGTCGCGCCGACTGGTGGAGCGCGGCGTGCGAATGGTGCAGGTCTTCTACGGCGCCGGTCAACCGTGGGACGACCACGGCGAGATCGAGAAGGGCCACCGCGCGAAGGCGAAGGACTCGGACAAGCCCATCGCCGCGCTGCTCCGCGACCTGAAGCAGACCGGGCTACTCGATGAGACGCTGGTGCTGTGGGGCGGCGAGTTCGGCCGCACGCCGACGAGCGAGGGCGGGAGCGGGCGCGACCACAACAACCACGGGTTCAGCGTGTGGCTGGCCGGGGGCGGCGTGAAGGGCGGCATGACCTACGGCGCCACCGACGAGTTCGGCTTCGCCGCGGTGGACAAGAAGGTCCACATCCACGACCTGCACGCGACGATCTTGCACCTGATGGGAATTGACCACGAGAAGCTCACGTACCGCTACAGCGGCCGCGATTTCCGCCTCACCGACGTGGCCGGCACCGTTGTGAAGGACATTCTGAAGTAG
- a CDS encoding DUF1549 and DUF1553 domain-containing protein, protein MKPVAPADKRALIRRAYYDLTGLPPTAEAVDRFLADESPDAFTKVIDTLLASPQYGEKWARHWLDVARYAEDQAHTFDVKPKTQAWRYRDWVIAAFNSDMPYDRFVKLQLAGDLLPDAPDDPFTRFAGLGFLGLGAEYYKNTAAAQAIAEELDDRVDTVTRGFLGVTVACARCHDHKFDPIPTRDYYSLAGIYMGTNMSDAPLAPAGEVKAFNEAQNRVKQAEEKLKKVRAEIKKQKGGFRAPVANAFALKALGDEIPKLKKEVPPAPPVAHVISGNGAGMKVYIRGNPATTGDAAPKGFLQVLPSAAAAGDKFTRLDLANAIASRDNPLTARVIVNRVWAWHFGRGLVSTPSNFGALGDRPSHPELLDWLAVNFVKNGWSMKWLHKQIMTTATYQLESRPDLDNDKVDAANVYLWRGARKRLEIEDWRDTLLAVSGTLDPTLGGPTFDLRDANARRRTVYAKVSRHELNGLLRLFDFPDANVTADKRTVTTVPQQQLFALNSEFMIGRAKAFAQRVEVLGATDAERVAAAYRIAYGRAPEAAELDLAVKFLARPAKPDDKLTRWQQYAQVLLASNELMYVD, encoded by the coding sequence CTGAAACCGGTCGCGCCGGCCGACAAGCGGGCGCTCATCCGCCGGGCGTACTACGATCTGACGGGTCTGCCGCCGACAGCGGAAGCCGTCGATCGGTTCCTCGCCGATGAATCGCCGGACGCGTTCACGAAGGTGATCGACACGCTGCTCGCGTCGCCCCAGTACGGCGAGAAGTGGGCGCGGCACTGGCTCGACGTGGCCCGGTACGCGGAGGACCAGGCGCACACCTTCGACGTGAAGCCCAAGACGCAAGCGTGGCGGTACCGCGACTGGGTCATCGCCGCGTTCAACAGCGACATGCCCTACGACCGGTTCGTGAAGCTCCAGCTCGCCGGCGACCTGCTGCCCGACGCGCCGGACGACCCGTTCACCCGGTTCGCGGGCCTCGGCTTCCTCGGCCTGGGCGCCGAGTACTACAAGAACACCGCGGCGGCCCAGGCCATCGCGGAGGAACTCGACGACCGCGTGGACACGGTCACCCGCGGGTTCCTCGGGGTCACCGTGGCCTGCGCCCGCTGCCACGACCACAAGTTCGACCCGATCCCGACCCGCGACTACTACTCGCTCGCCGGCATCTACATGGGAACCAACATGAGCGACGCCCCGCTGGCCCCGGCCGGCGAGGTGAAGGCGTTCAACGAGGCCCAAAACAGGGTCAAGCAGGCCGAGGAGAAGCTCAAGAAGGTCCGCGCCGAGATCAAAAAGCAGAAGGGCGGGTTCCGCGCCCCCGTCGCCAACGCGTTCGCCCTCAAGGCGCTCGGGGACGAGATCCCGAAGCTGAAGAAGGAGGTGCCGCCGGCCCCGCCCGTCGCGCACGTCATCAGCGGGAACGGCGCCGGCATGAAGGTCTACATCCGCGGGAACCCCGCGACCACCGGCGACGCCGCGCCGAAGGGCTTCCTGCAAGTGCTGCCGTCGGCGGCGGCGGCCGGCGACAAATTCACCCGGCTCGACCTCGCCAACGCCATCGCGTCGCGGGACAACCCGCTCACGGCCCGCGTGATCGTGAACCGGGTGTGGGCGTGGCACTTCGGCCGCGGCCTGGTCAGCACCCCGTCGAACTTCGGCGCGCTGGGCGACCGCCCCTCCCACCCCGAACTGCTCGACTGGCTCGCCGTCAACTTCGTCAAGAACGGCTGGTCGATGAAGTGGCTGCACAAGCAGATCATGACCACGGCGACCTACCAACTGGAGAGCCGGCCGGACCTCGACAACGACAAGGTGGACGCGGCGAACGTGTACCTGTGGCGCGGCGCCCGCAAGCGGCTCGAGATCGAGGACTGGCGCGACACGCTGCTCGCGGTGAGCGGCACCCTCGACCCCACGCTCGGCGGGCCGACGTTCGACCTCCGGGACGCGAACGCGCGGCGCCGCACGGTCTACGCGAAGGTGAGCCGCCACGAACTCAACGGCCTCCTGCGGCTGTTCGACTTCCCGGACGCGAACGTGACCGCCGACAAGCGGACCGTCACCACCGTCCCGCAGCAGCAGCTGTTCGCGCTCAACAGCGAGTTCATGATCGGCCGGGCCAAGGCGTTCGCCCAGCGCGTGGAAGTGCTCGGGGCGACCGACGCCGAGCGCGTCGCGGCGGCGTACCGCATCGCCTACGGCCGGGCGCCCGAGGCGGCGGAACTCGACCTGGCGGTGAAGTTCCTCGCGCGGCCCGCGAAACCCGACGACAAGCTCACCCGCTGGCAGCAGTACGCACAGGTTCTTCTCGCCAGTAACGAGCTGATGTACGTAGACTGA
- a CDS encoding TIGR03067 domain-containing protein produces the protein MLRRFARLLTATAEVGDRVPDAELLRQFTQDRNAAAFELLVRRHADTVWTPCRRLLRSDVDAEDAFQATFLIFARKAAAVRGACVGGWLHRVAIRVALKLRTRAARVPVTTSEHLSSVPAPEGPDPEIPGIVQEELARLPDRYRLPVVLCDLEGHTHVEAAAALRCPVGTVAGRLSRARGLLRDRLARRGVAPVLVLSAAATPADVVRAVEALAGGGSVVRPVVSSLTEGVLHAMSIAKWKMVAGATAGLLGLVGVAIAAYGSLLPAPAPVAAPMPAPAAPPQKDEPAPKAKTNAELVQEAKARFAEFEQLLTVLTEAELLKHRQEIHAAGRPGKEDAAALAKKVAELERKIEELKPRLKYYADDFGISPASKLPVGIRRVKEELDKQEKAEKREKPEGPKSSDPKPAAAEDLKRLNGEWKVVALEANGKKAPAAELEGMRWSFSGAEVRFADPGEELGEKSSVKLDPSQSPKHIDLVGLEGAGKGMTSQGIYKLENDRLVICLRDSKSAEKGRPTTFTTGVVSESGLITLERVKDKK, from the coding sequence ATGTTACGCCGATTCGCTCGTTTGCTGACCGCGACGGCTGAGGTCGGAGACCGGGTCCCTGATGCCGAACTCCTTCGCCAGTTCACGCAAGACCGGAACGCGGCGGCGTTCGAGCTGCTTGTTCGCCGCCACGCCGACACCGTCTGGACGCCGTGCCGGCGCCTCCTCCGCTCGGACGTCGATGCCGAGGACGCCTTTCAGGCCACCTTCCTCATCTTCGCTCGTAAAGCCGCTGCCGTTCGCGGGGCGTGTGTCGGCGGGTGGCTACACCGGGTGGCCATCCGCGTCGCACTGAAGTTGCGCACGCGAGCAGCTCGGGTTCCCGTCACAACATCAGAGCACCTGAGCAGCGTCCCGGCCCCCGAAGGCCCCGACCCGGAAATCCCCGGGATCGTTCAGGAGGAACTGGCCCGGCTTCCGGACCGGTACCGGCTGCCGGTCGTGTTGTGCGATCTGGAAGGGCACACCCACGTCGAAGCCGCGGCCGCACTGCGGTGCCCGGTCGGGACCGTGGCCGGGCGGCTCAGCCGCGCCCGGGGCCTGCTGCGCGATCGGCTCGCCCGGCGCGGCGTGGCCCCGGTTCTGGTGCTGTCTGCCGCGGCCACCCCGGCCGATGTGGTCCGCGCGGTGGAAGCGCTCGCGGGCGGTGGGTCGGTCGTTCGCCCCGTTGTGTCATCCCTCACCGAAGGAGTTCTGCACGCCATGAGTATCGCGAAATGGAAGATGGTCGCGGGCGCGACCGCGGGTCTGCTCGGACTGGTCGGCGTTGCGATTGCGGCGTACGGCTCGCTGCTGCCAGCACCGGCGCCGGTTGCGGCCCCGATGCCCGCACCCGCGGCCCCGCCCCAAAAAGACGAGCCCGCGCCGAAGGCCAAAACGAACGCGGAGTTGGTCCAGGAAGCAAAGGCCCGCTTCGCCGAATTCGAGCAGCTCTTGACGGTGCTCACCGAGGCCGAACTGCTCAAGCACCGCCAGGAGATCCATGCGGCCGGGCGGCCGGGCAAGGAGGACGCGGCCGCGCTGGCCAAGAAGGTGGCCGAGCTGGAGCGGAAGATCGAAGAGCTGAAGCCACGGCTGAAATACTATGCCGACGACTTCGGGATCTCGCCCGCCTCGAAACTCCCGGTGGGGATCAGGAGGGTCAAGGAGGAACTGGATAAACAGGAGAAAGCGGAGAAACGGGAGAAGCCAGAAGGCCCGAAGTCGTCTGACCCCAAGCCCGCGGCGGCCGAGGACCTCAAACGGCTCAACGGGGAGTGGAAGGTTGTGGCCCTGGAAGCCAACGGGAAGAAGGCCCCGGCCGCGGAGCTCGAGGGGATGCGCTGGTCGTTCTCGGGCGCAGAGGTCCGGTTCGCGGACCCCGGCGAGGAACTCGGGGAAAAGTCGTCCGTCAAGCTGGACCCGAGCCAATCGCCGAAGCACATCGATCTGGTCGGCCTGGAAGGGGCGGGCAAGGGGATGACGAGCCAGGGCATCTACAAACTGGAAAACGACCGACTCGTCATCTGCCTGCGCGACTCGAAGAGCGCCGAGAAGGGACGTCCCACAACCTTCACGACCGGGGTGGTGAGCGAGTCGGGTTTAATCACCCTGGAGCGGGTCAAGGACAAGAAGTAG